TTTCACAACACCCACCAAGGCCGGCCGCAGCGTACGCCCGTGCAGCTTATAGCCAATCTTGGATACTAGTGCGATAGTGCccggctccttcccctccatggGAGCGTGGAACAGCGCCTCGTGTTCGTAGGGATCGAACTTGGCTCCGACAGGATTCAGTCTGAGCAGGCCGTGTTTTTTGAACACTTTCTGAATCTGTACTTCTGTCATGACAAGACCCTCATACAAGCTCTTCAGGTGAGGATTTTCAtccttaatttcttcttttggaacactttctgttgctttctccAAAATGTCTGCAACTTCTAGTAAGTCCTTACAGAAGCTCTGAATCcctaaaaagaaacagaaggggCAGAAATGGGATTAGTCTGGTGAGGGAAGCAAGCATtagaaaaccaaacaacaaaaccaagtaAGCACAAACCAAACACTACACGCTAACCTGTAACCTTTTAGGTTTTTGAGAAGGCGTAACATAGTAAACATTTGGGATTAAGAAGTCCTTCCTGGTTTTGCCTGATGACACAGAACTATTACAGATGCAATAAAATTCACACCCCACTTCTAGTTATAAGTGGAAAGTACCTCAACTCATACTTCGAAGAGCTGAAGCTGGTGAGCTGACTTTAACAGTTAGCTGTTAATTAATATTAACAGAAGTTACCAAAACCTTCAGATGGCTTCGAGGCATCCCTCGTGTTAAGGAACGTATCTTTTGTCTCTTCCATTGTGGGATTCACCTCAAGTCCAAAGCATTACATTGCCCTACTCCTCCCCTTTAATCTGATGCACTAAAAATATCTGCAGACGAAAAAGCTTGTAGTCAGACTGAGGAGAGCTCTGAAGAGTTGAACAGGCATTCTTCAGTAAAGGAACTCCCATCTCTTCCCTCCCACTACAAGCCACTTTTACGGCGAGTCAGAAGCTGAGCTTCACAAGGAGTGAATAATTCCTAAACTAACAGCAGCCCATGTCCTGAAGGTGATCTCTGGCTCACTCTAGAGGAATCCGGATTAATCTCCCTTCAGGTAAATTGTCTCAAGCAATCACGAAAGACCAACACAACTTAGTTGAATAACATTTCTATACAGAGGTAAGACAATGACAAAGTACACTGCATTCTGGTAGCCTTGATCATTTAGTCTTTTAATCACTCAgcctttttaattcttcctccccaccccttaCCAAGAAGGAATTGCAGCATTACCAGAGAACAAGTCTTTGgtttaaacaaaatgaactaCAGAAGCACCTTGCAAGATCTACAGGGATCAACTAGTTCTCAGGAAAAAGTCACTGTAATAACTGCACAACTCTTTAGAGAGCTGTAACTACAAGCATCCAATTAGTTCCAAAAATATTAACACATGAATCAAAACTTTAAGTTTAGCCTGAAACTATGGTTAGGGCTTAAGTGTCTAAAGCACCTATTAACAAGTTGCCTAGTGATCTGGATCAAACCTAACCAGACTCTTCAAgaagtttcttgttttgttgtttgtttaaatgatCTCTCTAGGTATCTATGACTGCATCTCTGTGGATTTACGCAAGTCTCAGGAGTTTCTCTTCCCTAACAGAAAGAGCAATCCTGTATGAACGATGAAACTTATAATCACGCAGATTAtctttaatttacttttcatgAGAAGttgtatttgaatatttatttctatgatAGCATCTCTGGGCTCAGCTGTGACTCAAGGCCCTTCTGCAATACACAGCACATCAGTGAAACAGCGCTtactgaaaaagaatttcaggaTGAAGCATTCAAACATCCATAAAAATTGTACAATGCCATGCaactcagtgattttttttttttaaacacgcACATTAACTAAAAATCCTGTATGCAGAAATTGAAACTTTTGCATTCAGAATAAAACTATACAGCTGGCAAAGGAGGGTAACTAATTTTTCAAGTTGGAGTGACAGTCAAACACTTAGATGACATAGCACTCTTCTACATTTTTTGCACagctctgtaaaacagaaattggAACATCAGAAAGCTCTATCAGATGTCAGCAGCTCTTGAAGAAAGGTACATTTCTAGCATGCCTCAAAACCAGCAATTGGACATTCCTAGCAGTGTACTACCTGTATCTGAAAGCTGTGGCCTTCAGCAGAACAGGAATGTTATTTGAATAtaaaaggtaaaacaaacaaacaagaacaacgataacaacaaaacatgggaaaagataaaagcaagctagtatTCCATGctcttggttgtttttttgcaCTCTGTTTTGAGACCAAGCACGTGAAAAAGGCGAACTTCAGGCTGCAAACCTCACTAAAGAAAGATGTGCCAATGCAATATGGGTAGGAAATCACgtcaaatttaaagaaaaattcaaattgTTGACTACAGCTTGCTCAGTCTTGCCCTTGTCTAGAGTAAGATGATTACAATTCCGATACAAAGCAAGGAACCATTTAAACCTCTGTCCctcaaatacatcttttttaAACCCAGTATCCAGAATAACTGTAAAGTAGAACTTGTCAAAACTTCTGGACAGTCAACTCAACTGTTCAGGCTTTGCACTTGATCTTGTTATTCCTGTGCCTTATACACAAAAAGAGCCTCCACTGACCGTATAACTTTGCCTCTTCTACTAGTTTCTGGCTTCTTTGCCTCACGTTTTCTGCATCTGCCAAGGCGCGCTTGTACTTgtcctgaagaagaaaaacaagttagAGAAGAGGTTTCATTCCAAGCAGTCGAGTAGTTGACAATGATTCAAAACTGCAAAGTCAGTAtaaaacaactcttttttttaaaaacagttacaTTGCCTAAATCCTCTGTCTAAAGAGTAATCTGAAGACAATATGGCAATTATCACAGCATCCCTCTTACAAAGGTAAATGCTTGCTTCACGTCAGTGCAGACAGAAGTGAGGGAGAGAAAGTAAGACTTCCAGACTCAGTGTTTGTTAACAGCttagctggaaaaacaaacaaacaaaaaacgctATGAAGTGTTAAGACATGAAATTTTCTGAATTgaagacttctgtttttttttggtaagtgTTCACAGAAAGCCTTCATAAGCCATAAGGTATTCTGACACCATAGCAAACAAGATTCAACCCAAGCATTACTTTCAAACCATCTCTTCCCTCTACATATGTACCACAGGGTGTCCCTCCAAGTTTTTCAAACCTTACAAACTACAAACCCTAACTCTGTTTATCAGGTTAAGCTTAGGTGTGTTCCTAGCAAGATGTCCATGcagtaaatgtatttataacTAAATTCTATTTGAGGTGGGGTGCTCCATGATCTAAACCAGAACTCCACACTGGGCTTTCACACTCAGGAAGCTTGACTTTCACGTGCATGTGAAGAATTacaaaactgattaaaaacagTCAACAAGTTGACTGAAGAGACACCTTAGGTAGCCAATTGCAAATACTGTCAACAGAAGCATTAAAGGATGTCTCTGTCCTTCAGTGCTTTGGTaagggcagcagaaaggaatCTCAGTCCACTTATGATGTATAGGCACTGCTTCCACAGAAGCTTCTGGACTACCTCTTTAAGTCCCACATGCTCTAGAAAGACATTTTACACAAAGCACTCATCCAGAAAAGCAATGCCTTTATTTAACCCACATCTGCCACCTCTCAGGGCATTCTTCACTCTCTGCTAAGTCATGCACGAGCTCGAATGCAAGATGCTTTAGGCCAGAGAGAAGGAACATGACACGCTAGTCTTGTGTTTAACGATATCTCTAGAAGAGATGGGTTGAAACTCTCACTTCAAAAGCATGTAATAAGTACAGTATTATACAAAAACTAAGAATCATTAACTTTAACCTTTGGAAAAGTCAgcagctgttttcagaaaggctAGCGGAATACACACCTCAAAAGCATTCTAGCCCTTAAATGaactttcaaaaattatttttccactgagCAAAAATCTCAGTGTAATGAAATCAGTGAAACCCAGTAACAAATTTTCAGCCTAGCGGAGGTCCAGTTATACCCAGAAATCAACATGAAACTGCCCACAGTCATTTTGGACCAGGAAGGGCTGCACGTAAGGTCTCGCAGCGTATCTAAGCTTACGTTTAAGGAACTCACTGAATTACAGCTTCATTACATCAGCTGCACCGCAGTCACGTTACCGCGAGCAGACTGAGCACTGAGAACCTGCCACCAAGATGTGAGGCGTGCAGTTTGGGAGGGCGGCAAAGCGACCGCCACAGGGCACTCACGGTGACttctttcagctgctcctccagcctggccttcTCCTCGCCCAACATCTTCTCGGCGGGGCTGGCTTCGGCCTTCTGCTCGCCGGGGCtctggctctgctcctcctccacaTTCTGCCCGGGGTTTTTCTGCTGCGTCGCCACACAGAGCAGTCGCGGAGCCGTCCTGGGgcaaagaaagaggagaatAACGTTAATGGGGCGCCTTTTTTTGTAAGAGATCAGCGCTTTTTGGACATTTCACCTCACCAGCGGGGCATTTCTCCTCACAAACCGACCCCCCCGTGGCCCTCGCGTTATGGCCCGCACCCACACGCCGACTCCTGTCCTGTGGCGTTGCCCTGCGGCCCGTtccgccgccgccccgctccccacAGGTTTCGggatttttcccctccccaccgcATCCCACACGCGAGGCCGGCCCCAGGGCGCTGGCTCAGGGCTCGCTGTCGCTTCCCAGCCTCGTTTAACccggcccggggctgggggagcccggCCTGGCCCCGCCGTCCCGGCTCGGTCCCGAtcgcggccccggccccgctccctcaCCTCAGCGCCCAGCCCAGCAGCGGGGAGCGCGAGCGCAACGCGCCCCGGGCCGCCACCGCCGCCATGGCTCCTGCCTTGCCCGGCCGCCGCCAATCAGCGAGCTGAGGGGCCGTGAGGGACGCGGCCAACAGCCAATCCGCGGGGGGGATGAGGGCGTCAGGCCATAAGgagcgggagggagggagggcagggggcggGACTTGCAGCTCTTCCGGGCAGCCTGTGGTGGgaggcggggggcggcggccaTTTTGTGTGGGGAGGGAGGCGGGGGCGGACAGGAGGGGGCGGCTCTGCGGCGggcgggcaggcagggagggctcTCCTCACCCCGCTGCGGGGCTGTAAGTGACAGGAGAGACAGCTGGCCGAGGTCAGGAAGGGGTCTCCTGTCAGAGCTGGTTAGGCTGAGAACGAGGAGATTGGGTAGCCGCAGGTGGTGCGGTCTGTGTACCTGAGCCTGCCCTGTGGGAGCTGGGACTGACGGGGCTGAGGCTCAGCTTCTGGAACTGCCCTCGTTACGAGTAATAAATACCTGCTTGGGGCGCTGGGCTGTGGGAAAAGCCCTTTTTCCTTACTGCAGCTGGCTGTGGTTGGTTTTCAAACTTCCACTTGGAGCTTGTcatcatatacatgtatacacatcCACTGTAACTGGTCTGTAACACGCTGTTTGGACAACAAACACCAtctaaaatttgatttttttggtcAAAAAGGGTAATGTTGTTAACACTGTTAAACACAGCTGCCTGCTTGTGCTGCTCATTTCTACCAGTGCCCTGTGTAACTGGAGGCCACAGAAATCCACCTTGGTGATACCCCAATGGCTTCTTTACCTCATCAGTCTTGTCAGTTGTTTTGTGATCAtcattttgaagaggaaaaaagccacACCCAAGTATTGCATGGTCCTAAAGTGAGAGCTAGATGACTCACAGGTGCCTGAACACCAGCTGTTCACCTGATTTCTGCAGGCATTTCTGCACTTTCCAAAATCAGTCTGAAGGATAACGAAGATGCAGATACCATAATGCAAGTTCGTAAATTATACATTCAAGAGTATGATTAaagtattattaaaaagaagctgcagaagaaattcTAGCTTGCTACATGAGAATCCTGCAAAATCTAGCACCTTGCTAAGTTAAAATGTGGCAGACTGCACTAAGTTTTCAGCACAGCCTTTATTTGGGACGGTTTGCTCATCTATGATGTGCCACGTCATGGCCTCTGCAGAAAGGAGGATAAATGATGTAACAGGGCCAGTGGCTGTTTATCACTGTAATTGTTATATTCCAGAGACTTCTTGTCACTTACAGTTACCTTGTGGTGCATTTCTGCTCCTGAGGGACAGTTTGGAAGAGCCAGAAGTACACCATTAACACTCCTGGGTGACAACAGGCAGCATCTCCGAGAGCAGAATTAAGCAAATAGTTTAATTCTGATGGTCAGTAGTCTGATGGTCATTGTTGTGAGATGTGACACTGATGCAGCCCAACAGCTTGCCTATACAggacaaagcagaggaagagcatGTATACCATGGGCTGGTGTGGCTTTAGAATCATCATAGAAGCATTacggttggaaaagacctccacgatcatctggtccaaccattagTGCCGGACCAATCTTAAGTGCTGTTGGTGTCTGCCTCCTGCTGTCTGGCAAGTAAATATGCAACAAATCCCAAGCTTCATCCTCATAATAAAGATGCAGTTGAGGAAATCTGTTGAAGATGCCGATAATGCTGTGCAGTAGATTTGAGAGAGCAAGCTGAAAGATGGGAATAACCATAAAGAAGGTTACCCACAGAAAGCTGTGAAGAAACGAGACAGAAAAGGTAAGTGGGCCTTTAGGTCTGAAGTTTCTAAAACTGTTTCCTGGAAAGATTACTGGTTCCTTACAACACCTAGAGAACTAGTCTGCCTGTcttatcttcattttctgttggaTTTTCCTGAAACCCTTAGCATGTGGCTTCCTGTGCCAGCCTTTCGTTGTTCTCAGCTGCCTACCATCTCTGGGAGTTGTGCTTGATCAGTAAATGGCAGAATTGATAAAAAAAGGGTGGAAAGAGCCCATTGTCTGTATGTCTTATTAATAGTTGAGTAAAATATATTGGGTTCAAGACTGAAATGAGTTAATTCCTGTATTAGGAGCCATTTACCCAAAATGATAGTTCATAGGCCTTTTGTAAGCAAATTTTCAAGGTAATCTACAGTGAAAGTGAATTTTGGGTCAAGACTGAGGAGCATGAGCAGCACAAAACAAGAGCATGCATGATCACCCAGAGCTTGTTTGCATCGTGACTGATGGTGGCTGTAAGTACcgaaaaaaagactttttcctgctttgtttggATTTACACCATTgtagtctgttttgttttaattgtagTGCCACCTAGTgggttgtgttgtttttttatttttttttatatatttttttaatactctacTAATTAGTATTCAGCATCTGTTGCTTGACGTGGTTGGCAGTCCCAGATGTTGGATAACAAGCATCGTTTTGTTCCAGAGTAGTCATCTCTATATCACACGGTCCTTTACTCTTTCCATAAATGCTGGTTTTGAGTATTATCTGATGATAAGTAATGCTTATCCTGAATTTCAAAACATTAAGATTAGGCAGTTGTTGCTTTCGGCTTGGTGGGGCTAGAAGTGACTCCTACCTCTGATTTGTGTGAACCAGGTAGTCTGGAGGTAATTCCTGGTTCTTCTAGTGATTCACTTTGTAGCCTTGTGCAGTTACTTAACCTAATTTCCACACGACTACAAATCAAGGGCAGTAAACTTTCAATACCTTGCAAGAAAGTTGGCCAGACTGCACAAGGGAATTTCCGTGATATTTTGGAAATGCAAAATGTCAAAGGAATGCTAAGGCTCTTTTTCTGTAATCAACTTTACCCATGTAGGAAAGAGACTTGTAGTCTTTTGAGATGAAAAATGCCATCAATGCAAGATTTGTGctcaaaaaattaaatgaaaaactaaggcatttctatttttatgaaaacaagtACCAGTCCTGTCTCCTAATGCTAAGGCATTATCTACTATATGCAACCCGTAAACAGAATGTCATTACCCTTGTATTGCAAATATGAATTTCATTATTAATGTTTTGAGGCTAACGCAAAAGGGTATCAT
This genomic window from Aythya fuligula isolate bAytFul2 chromosome 4, bAytFul2.pri, whole genome shotgun sequence contains:
- the GRPEL1 gene encoding grpE protein homolog 1, mitochondrial, coding for MAAVAARGALRSRSPLLGWALRTAPRLLCVATQQKNPGQNVEEEQSQSPGEQKAEASPAEKMLGEEKARLEEQLKEVTDKYKRALADAENVRQRSQKLVEEAKLYGIQSFCKDLLEVADILEKATESVPKEEIKDENPHLKSLYEGLVMTEVQIQKVFKKHGLLRLNPVGAKFDPYEHEALFHAPMEGKEPGTIALVSKIGYKLHGRTLRPALVGVVKDA